One region of Priestia megaterium genomic DNA includes:
- the mbcS gene encoding acyl-CoA synthetase MbcS has product MIQLKDLVPSEHYNLTEEIEKHASDQLALKWQDADGVREEITYNQLLAKANKVANGLTELGLTKGDHVLVIAPRLIESYAIYLACLKAGIIVIPSSELLRAKDIQYRLHHAEAKAIISYHPFCNEIDKIENFPTSLQHKITFGADVTSWTRLESLTADASEQFQAANTTKDDTAFLPYTSGTTGQPKGVVHTHGWAYAHLRIAAAEWLDIKKGDTVWATAGPGWQKWIWTPFLSVLGQGATGIIYNGRFEPKKFLEILQDEQVNVLCCTPTEYRFMAKIDELERFDLSHLHSAVSAGEPLNEEVINVFKKYFNIQVRDGYGQTENTLLIGTLKGVKTKIGSMGKPMLEGFVEIINEDGEPCKPGEVGDIAVRRDLPSLFKHYYKDMERTEKTYKGNYYLTGDRASKDEDNYYWFQGRGDDIIISSGYTIGPFEVEDALIKHPAVKECAVIASPDADRGHVVKAYVVLVDHAKTTDAGFIKELQNHVKTLTAPYKYPRVIEFIDELPKTNSGKIRRVELREREQQKA; this is encoded by the coding sequence ATGATTCAACTAAAAGATTTAGTTCCAAGTGAACATTACAACTTAACAGAGGAAATTGAAAAACATGCATCCGATCAACTTGCGCTAAAGTGGCAGGACGCTGACGGTGTGCGTGAGGAAATTACATATAACCAGCTGTTAGCAAAAGCAAATAAGGTGGCAAACGGGCTAACGGAGCTAGGATTAACAAAAGGCGATCACGTGTTGGTTATCGCACCTCGCCTTATTGAATCGTATGCTATTTACTTAGCATGCTTAAAAGCAGGTATTATTGTAATTCCTTCTTCAGAACTATTACGCGCAAAAGATATCCAATATCGTTTACATCACGCTGAAGCAAAAGCGATTATTTCTTACCATCCTTTCTGCAATGAGATCGATAAGATTGAAAACTTCCCTACTTCTCTACAACATAAAATTACATTTGGTGCTGATGTTACGTCGTGGACGCGCTTAGAGTCACTTACAGCGGATGCATCAGAACAGTTCCAAGCAGCTAACACAACTAAGGATGATACGGCATTCCTTCCTTATACATCTGGTACAACAGGACAGCCAAAAGGCGTTGTTCATACTCATGGATGGGCTTATGCTCACCTTCGTATCGCTGCTGCTGAATGGTTAGATATTAAAAAAGGCGATACGGTCTGGGCAACAGCAGGTCCTGGTTGGCAAAAATGGATTTGGACTCCGTTTTTATCTGTACTTGGACAAGGTGCAACAGGCATTATTTATAACGGACGTTTTGAACCTAAAAAGTTTTTAGAAATTTTACAGGATGAACAAGTAAACGTACTGTGCTGCACGCCAACAGAGTATCGCTTTATGGCTAAAATTGATGAGCTTGAACGTTTTGACCTGTCTCACCTTCATAGCGCTGTATCTGCCGGAGAACCGCTAAATGAAGAAGTAATTAATGTGTTTAAAAAATATTTTAATATCCAAGTACGTGATGGATACGGCCAAACGGAAAATACCCTTTTGATTGGTACCTTAAAAGGTGTAAAAACGAAGATTGGTTCAATGGGTAAACCGATGCTTGAAGGGTTTGTAGAAATCATTAATGAAGACGGCGAGCCTTGTAAGCCTGGAGAAGTTGGAGACATTGCCGTTCGTAGAGACCTCCCTTCTCTTTTCAAGCACTACTATAAAGACATGGAGCGCACTGAGAAAACGTATAAAGGAAACTACTATTTAACAGGCGACCGCGCTTCTAAAGATGAAGATAACTATTACTGGTTCCAAGGACGCGGAGATGATATCATTATCAGTTCCGGCTATACAATTGGGCCATTTGAAGTTGAAGATGCATTAATTAAGCATCCAGCGGTGAAAGAATGTGCCGTTATAGCTAGCCCAGATGCTGATCGCGGCCATGTTGTAAAAGCGTATGTGGTTCTTGTCGATCATGCAAAAACAACAGATGCAGGGTTTATTAAAGAGCTGCAAAATCACGTAAAAACTCTTACTGCACCTTACAAGTATCCTCGCGTAATTGAATTTATTGATGAATTACCAAAAACTAATTCAGGTAAAATTCGACGTGTGGAACTTCGTGAACGCGAGCAACAAAAAGCATAA
- a CDS encoding immunity protein Imm33 domain-containing protein encodes MKNWFKKHANNKKIEDNTPWQLDNVYKRNKESPYTFYKPSKAVTDKLKAGDLVKLVFFSDSDTDGYKGERMWVQITDRNKENFVGKLDNEPYHLKSLKLGQILHFGTEHICDTEYENDDAEKMDYYFNALVTVSNDVLERNEFNFLLKDKPNEPNDSGWVIFSGYEEDEFNSNPDNFQIVALGVVLNVDDSILAFINETPLCAYERNEFGQFNKIHDYDWETYLSE; translated from the coding sequence ATGAAAAATTGGTTCAAAAAACATGCTAACAATAAAAAAATTGAGGATAATACACCTTGGCAATTAGATAACGTTTACAAAAGAAACAAAGAATCTCCTTATACATTTTACAAGCCAAGCAAAGCGGTGACGGATAAATTAAAAGCGGGAGACCTGGTGAAGTTAGTTTTCTTTAGTGATTCAGATACAGATGGTTACAAAGGAGAAAGAATGTGGGTGCAAATTACGGATAGAAACAAAGAGAACTTTGTTGGAAAGCTTGATAATGAACCTTATCATTTAAAGAGCTTAAAACTTGGTCAAATCCTGCATTTTGGCACTGAACATATTTGTGATACTGAATATGAAAACGATGACGCTGAAAAGATGGACTATTACTTTAATGCTCTCGTAACAGTTAGCAATGATGTTTTAGAAAGAAACGAGTTTAATTTTCTGTTAAAGGATAAACCAAATGAACCGAATGATTCAGGATGGGTTATCTTTAGCGGATACGAAGAAGATGAGTTCAACAGTAATCCAGATAATTTTCAAATTGTAGCTCTAGGAGTTGTTTTAAATGTTGATGACTCAATTTTAGCTTTTATAAATGAAACACCGCTATGTGCTTACGAAAGAAATGAGTTTGGGCAATTTAACAAAATTCATGACTACGATTGGGAAACATACCTTAGTGAGTGA
- a CDS encoding WapI family immunity protein, translating into MNIEAATIFSIEPDDTYLTIIDADYRDEYGLVLVQKRHNKFELSVNGTTLYPRLKINYPFVRWIDYKHFLIMNARTKGEEHNLFIMNIDGEVIRSFYCGDAVQDIAVSKDGIWCSYFDEGVFGEGISTEGLVFSMEQNYFSNYPFAELSAQDGLSCLKICTYAYAYPEADNIHDADWHKNYLTFNIPAFKAEIDEVILEGRTIKYYLNELKKFSALKQKKVLFEPTEPYFGFTLTMNGRKNVSVDGFIQYPAGWGTELKFEFETDLTYIDAFIQGLESILIQYPIKEI; encoded by the coding sequence TTGAACATTGAAGCGGCGACTATTTTTAGTATTGAACCTGATGACACTTATTTAACTATTATTGATGCAGATTATAGAGATGAATATGGACTAGTCTTAGTTCAAAAACGTCATAATAAATTCGAACTGTCTGTAAACGGTACTACACTTTATCCACGTTTAAAAATAAACTATCCTTTTGTCAGATGGATTGATTATAAGCATTTTTTGATAATGAATGCCAGAACCAAGGGAGAAGAGCACAATCTTTTTATTATGAATATTGATGGAGAAGTCATTCGGTCATTTTATTGTGGAGATGCTGTACAAGACATAGCTGTTAGTAAAGATGGAATATGGTGCAGCTATTTTGACGAAGGCGTTTTTGGTGAAGGGATATCAACAGAAGGGTTAGTATTTTCCATGGAACAAAATTACTTTTCTAACTATCCGTTTGCAGAATTGTCTGCACAGGATGGACTTTCTTGTCTTAAGATTTGTACTTATGCATACGCGTACCCAGAAGCAGATAACATCCATGATGCAGATTGGCATAAAAATTATCTTACATTTAATATTCCTGCATTTAAAGCTGAAATTGACGAGGTTATTTTAGAAGGGCGTACAATAAAGTACTATCTTAACGAGTTAAAGAAATTCTCAGCTTTAAAGCAGAAGAAAGTACTTTTTGAACCCACTGAACCCTATTTTGGTTTCACATTGACTATGAATGGAAGAAAAAATGTTAGTGTAGATGGGTTTATACAGTATCCCGCTGGCTGGGGAACAGAACTAAAGTTTGAATTTGAAACAGATTTAACTTACATAGATGCGTTTATTCAAGGGTTAGAATCCATTTTAATTCAGTATCCAATTAAAGAAATTTAA
- a CDS encoding DUF2750 domain-containing protein, whose translation MELDLTVNSKRRYANFVKRVSESTVVWGLKSEDGWCVCESNKYEQTVVMLFWSDEAYAKQCAVEGWSHYKSASIPLEEFMDNWLYGMNDDDLLVGVNWNAKLIGLEVEPYDLLTELEDLLEKQ comes from the coding sequence ATGGAACTTGATCTAACTGTAAATTCGAAGAGACGCTACGCAAATTTTGTTAAAAGAGTTTCAGAAAGCACTGTGGTCTGGGGATTAAAAAGTGAAGATGGCTGGTGCGTATGTGAATCGAATAAATATGAACAGACAGTCGTTATGCTTTTTTGGTCGGATGAAGCATATGCAAAGCAATGTGCAGTAGAAGGATGGTCACATTATAAATCAGCATCTATACCGTTGGAGGAATTTATGGATAATTGGCTATACGGAATGAATGACGACGATTTGTTAGTTGGTGTTAACTGGAATGCCAAGTTAATTGGGTTAGAAGTCGAGCCGTATGATTTATTGACAGAATTAGAAGACTTGTTAGAAAAACAGTAG
- a CDS encoding suppressor of fused domain protein, which translates to MLISSFPCYVFLSNKISLITLNTPPEVEGGRYTELLCFLPPEWDLSEEGFKQEEIYWPIENLKFSARFPHELDTWVGFGHTIQNDNPIKPFSSNTKLCASLLLPPLTEEEAWSVHIREGKDVEFYNVLPLYESEMNYKMKRGTDKLLDKFDKHGISQIYDIHRKNVCKKMWF; encoded by the coding sequence TTGCTAATCTCCTCGTTTCCTTGTTATGTTTTTTTAAGCAATAAAATATCCCTGATAACTTTAAATACTCCGCCAGAAGTCGAAGGTGGTCGTTATACTGAACTCCTTTGTTTTTTACCACCAGAATGGGACCTTTCAGAAGAAGGATTTAAGCAAGAAGAAATATATTGGCCAATTGAAAATTTAAAATTTTCAGCTCGCTTCCCCCATGAATTAGATACATGGGTAGGGTTTGGTCACACGATTCAAAATGACAACCCAATTAAACCATTTAGCTCTAATACAAAGCTTTGTGCTTCTCTTTTGCTCCCTCCACTAACTGAAGAAGAAGCCTGGAGCGTTCATATCCGTGAAGGAAAAGATGTTGAGTTCTATAATGTACTTCCTCTTTACGAAAGTGAAATGAACTATAAAATGAAGCGTGGAACTGATAAGCTACTTGATAAATTTGATAAACACGGCATCAGCCAAATATATGACATTCATCGTAAAAACGTATGTAAAAAAATGTGGTTCTAA